One window of Lycium ferocissimum isolate CSIRO_LF1 unplaced genomic scaffold, AGI_CSIRO_Lferr_CH_V1 ctg21671, whole genome shotgun sequence genomic DNA carries:
- the LOC132043164 gene encoding endoglucanase 8-like translates to MAPKHSSLLALIFLLLLSIKHCSGGGGHDYHDALRKSILFFEGQRSGKLPPDQRIKWRKDSALHDGADAGVDLTGGYYDAGDNVKFVFPMAFTTTLLSWSIIDFKKNMGSELGNAVKAVKWATDFLLKATAKEGVIYVQVGDAFSDHNCWERPEDMDTLRSAYKIDQNHPGSDVAGEIAAALAAASIVFRSIDSPYSTLLLDRAVKVSHSGAPSLLFLAFPFSPFLFLE, encoded by the exons ATGGCGCCAAAACACAGCTCCCTGCTAGCTCTCATTTTCCTGCTGCTCCTCTCCATCAAGCACTGTTCCGGTGGCGGTGGGCATGACTACCATGACGCTCTCCGAAAAAGCATCCTCTTCTTCGAAGGCCAACGCTCAGGCAAACTTCCCCCCGACCAACGTATCAAGTGGCGTAAAGACTCCGCATTGCACGATGGTGCCGACGCCGGA GTGGACTTGACAGGAGGTTACTATGATGCCGGGGACAACGTGAAATTCGTGTTCCCGATGGCGTTCACGACCACATTGTTGTCGTGGAGCATAATAGACTTCAAAAAGAACATGGGAAGCGAGCTGGGCAACGCTGTGAAGGCAGTCAAGTGGGCCACCGATTTCCTGTTAAAAGCGACAGCAAAGGAAGGCGTCATATACGTGCAAGTGGGCGATGCATTTTCTGACCATAACTGTTGGGAGAGGCCAGAAGATATGGACACTTTGAGAAGTGCTTACAAGATTGACCAGAACCATCCAGGATCAGACGTCGCCGGTGAGATCGCCGCTGCATTGGCCGCCGCATCCATCGTCTTCCGCTCAATCGACTCTCCTTACTCTACTCTCCTACTTGATCGTGCTGTTAAAGTAAGTCACAGCGGGGCCCCCTCTTTACTCtttttagcttttcccttttcgccttttttatttttggaataa